The nucleotide sequence GGCCAAGAGATTCAAAACAATTGCCGTTATCGAGGAGAATTTCAACTAACAACCGCTTTAGATCAGCTATGTCAAAATGACGGGCTGATCGGTTATGTTGTTCGGGGTAACTACTTTGATACAGGAATGCCGGAATTTTACCGAAAAACTTTAATTGAATTTAGCAAATTTTAAGTAAAAATCATTAGATAAAAATCGGTATTTAATTATAATTTTTATAACAGGATGGTTAATTCTACAGGAAAATCGGGCATCTTAGAAATAGTAGACCAGGTTTAACCTTATCGTAGGTTACCAAGGGCTAAATACTTAGTATGACTAAAAAAAATCATAATCAAGAGCAATTGCTCCTAAAAATAACAAACTTCATTCACCACAGCCGTGATTTTAAAGACAGTTTACAAAAAATAGCTCAAGCCGCCCGCGACTTTTTAAAAGTTGATCGAGTGAAAATTTACCAATTTGCTGAAGATGGTAGCGGAGAAGTCATTGCTGAGTCAACAAATCTTGAGCGTCTTCCTTCTTTATTAGGACTTCATTTTCCCGGCACAGATATTCCCCTAAAAATACGAGAACAATTTGCCAAAGCACGACAAGGGGTAATCATTGATGTCAGCGCTAAACGTAAGACCATCAATATTCTCAATGAATACAGCGATCTCAAACAAACAAACTATCAACAACCCTCCTACTCTACAGTCCATCCTTGTCATCTACGGTATCTATTAGCGATGGGAGTGCTTTCCTCTCTAGCCATACCCATCTTTTATTGGGATAAACTGTGGGGATTATTAGTGGCCCATCATAGCGAACCTAGGCGTTTTTCCCAAGAACAACTGTGGACAATAGAATTATTATGCCGACAAATTTCCTTAGCCCTAGCCCAAAATACTTTAATTGCCCAATTTCAAAAACAAAAGCAACAAGAAGAATTTATTCAAAAAATTAACACCATTATTGACAATGACCCATCACCTAACCTGAGTCAAGGTTGGCAACAAGTCTTATCAGAAATTCTCAAAACCCTAGAAGCCGACGGCGCAAGACTCTATATTACATCCTTATTAGCCGAACAAAGCGATCAACTATATACCTATGGCATTCAGCCCATTTTTCCCGAATTAGAAGCACAACCCCAATGGCAAGCCTTGATGAAGGGAAAAACCCAACAGGCGGCACAAACTGAAATAAACAAGCAACCCCAAACCGATAGCACCGCGCTCAATTTAACCACTCGTCCCTTGATCTACACCTTAGCTGAACTCTGCAACGATCCTCAATATCATTTGCTCTCCAAAGCTTTCAGCAATCAATCAATACAGTCTTTTTTATTCATTCCCCTGCGTTCTCGCAGTCAATGGGTCGGTTGCCTCACCCTGTTTCGCCAAGAAAGAGAATGGGAAACCCTCTGGGCCGGACGAGAAAATCCCGATCAGCGCAACCAAATGCCTAGACAGTCTTTTGTCGCTTGGTGCGAAATTCAGCGAGGCGTTCCAGACTGGACCGGTGAGCAACTAAAACTCGCCGAGATTTTAGGTCTTCATCTCTACATGATCCTTACCCAACAACGCTTAACCCATCTCATTCATCATCAAGCGTCCTATGATCCCATTACTCAACTGCCCAATTGGATTATTTTTAATCACCGTCTTGCCTTGGCCTTAGTGGATGCGACTCATGGTAGCAATATGCTAGGCGTGCTGATTATTGATCTCAATCAATTTAAACGCATTAATGATTCTTTAGGTCATGGAGTGGGAGATTATTTACTGCAAAAAGCCAGTGATCGTTTGCAAAATTGTCTAGAAAGTTACTCATTCCTTGAGCCTTTACTAGCCCGTTGGCACGGAGCAGGATTTATTGTTTTACTTTCTCAACTGGCCTACGTTGACGAAGCCATTAATTTTTCTCAAAAACTCTTGAATGATTTTCAAGAACCTTTTTATGTTCAAAGTCAAGCAATTTATCTAGGAGTAAGCATCGGTATTGCTCTAGCTCCCTATGATGGCGACAGTAGCGAAGTTTTGCTGAAAAATGCCGAATCAGCCATGTATCAAGCCAAACAACAGGGAAAAAACACCTATCAACTTTATCGCCCTGGCTCAAATCAAGACTTCAATAAGCTCATTCTAGAAGCCGATTTACGTAAAGCCATTGAACGCAACGAGTTTGTCTTACATTATCAACCCCAAATCGAATTAGCCACCGGCAAATTGATCGGCGTAGAAGCGTTAATTCGCTGGCAACATCCCTGTTTAGGAATGGTATCACCGGCTTTATTTATTCCTTTAGCCGAAGAAACTGGGTTAATTTGCCCTATCGGAGAATGGGCCTTAAAAACAGCCTGTCATCAGTATCAAATTTGGCAACAGGCAGGACTACCCAAAATACAAATGGCGGTTAATCTTTCTGCTTTTCAACTCCAACAATATGATATCGTTGCCCGCATTGCCAAAATAATTCAAGAAACTCGCATTAATCCCAGAGATTTAGAACTGGAAATTACTGAAACCACAGTGATCCAAAATCTCGAGCGCATGACCAGTATCATAGAACAACTCAAACAGATGGGCATCAAAATCGCTATTGATGATTTTGGAACCGGTTATTCTTCTCTCAATGTCCTCAAACATTTACCGGTTAATACCCTCAAAATCGATAAGTCTTTTGTGCAAGACCTCAGCAATGACCCTAATGACGCTAAACTCTGTCAAGCGATTATTATGCTCGGCAAAGCCTTTAAACTCGAAGTCTTAGCCGAAGGAGTAGAGACTATCAAACAGTTAGAATTCTTAAAAAATTGTGGCTGCGATCATGCTCAAGGTTTTCTCATTAGCCGCCCTGTACCTCCAGATGCCTTGCTCGGAAGTCTGCTTCACGCTCAACTGTGCGGAACGAGTTCGGTCCCCCAGTTAATTCCCTCTCCCAGTGCCTTATTAGCCAAAACCTTCCATCAAACCCTACAAGATTGGTACAGTTTGAACCTTCCTAATTTTAACGCACTCGAAAAAGGTCTTACAGCCGCTCCTGAAACCGACGTGCCCAACGAGTTCTCCTCTCGGGAACCGAACTTGCTGACCACTCCACTGCTCACCCTCTCAACCGAACAGCATCAGGCTAATGAAAATCTTCAACAATACCTTGATCTTAAACAAGAAATTCAACACTTCAGCACCCGAGAAAGAATCTTCAGGGAAGTAGCGCCAAAAATTTGCTCCTCTCATAGGCTTGATGATATTCTCAATACTATTGTCACTGAAGTGCGTCATCTGCTCCATAGTGATCGAGTATTTCTCTACCGTTTTAATGAGCATTGGGTGGGTACAGTCGTTGTTGAATCCGTCGCCGCTCCGGAATTTTCCATTTTAGGAGAATCCATTGATGAACCCTGTTTTCGAGACCAATATGTTAAATATTATCATCAGGGACGGGTTAAAGCTATTGAGGATATTGAACAGGCTGAAATTGCTCTTTGTCACCGTGAGTTATTAAAACGCTATCAAGTTAAAGCTAACCTCGTTTTACCAGTGGTGGCTTTTGATCAACTCTGGGGACTATTAATTGCTCATGATTGTCATCAACCTCGAAAATGGTTAGACCATGAAATTACTCTCCTATCTCAGATTACAATTACCGCCGCCATCGCTATTCACCAAGGAGAACTCCATCAACAACTTCAAAATGCTAATCTAGAACTGAAAAAACTTTCCGCCATCGATGGATTAACCCAAGTCGCGAACCGCCACCGTTTCGATGTCTATTTAGAGCAAGAATGGCGACGGTTAATGCGTTCTCGGCATAGTTTGTCTTTAATTTTGTCTGATGTGGATCATTTTAAATGGTACAACGACACCTACGGACATTTAGCTGGCGATCATTGCTTGCAGCAAATTGCTAGAGTGATCAAAACTAGCGTTGGACGACCTGCTGATTTAGTTGCCCGTTATGGCGGAGAAGAATTTGCTATTGTTCTACCAGAAACTTCTTTAAAAGGAGCTTTATTTGTAGCAGAACAAATTCGTCAAAAAGTTAAAAACTTAACGATTCCCCATACTAAATCAGCTTATCAGTGCGTTACCCTCAGTTTAGGCGTCGCCAGTCTGATCCCGAGTGGTGCCCTTTCTCCTAAAGCGTTGATTAATGCTGCCGATGAAGCACTTTATCAAGCCAAAGCCAACGGACGTGATCGAGTCGTTTCTATCCCATAAAAAGCCGGGAATTCTTCGATACCCCAATCCCACTTAAGTTTCTTGTGGTCTCGGTGCCGGGATGATACAACAGTTGATATCATCTAAACAGACTTTTCCCCACTGTAAAGCCCAACGCACCAACTCTACACGATTATCTGTTTTGGTTTTAGTCAAAATGTTGCTAATATGGTTATCCACCGTTCTCTTGCTAATTTCTAGCCGATTGGCGATTTCCAAATTAGTCAGACCATTCGCTACTAACTCAATAATTTGCAGTTCCCTCTCTGATAATGAAGCAGGGGTTTCAAACTTACTGCTAGCCATAAGTATTTGTCCCTTAGCAAAATTACTCACCCTTTTTTTTATTGTAGTTGATCGTTTAGCTAGATATTGTTAAGAAGTTATAATCAAAGTCATCGATTAGAAATCTTAATTGTCACCATTTAGATTTAAGATTTTCTCCAGATACATAGCACTTTTTTTGAATTACGCCACTATCTTAAGGAAGATTTTGAGACAGTTGTTTCTCGTGCCTCTCAATTCTGCTCAACTAAAACGAAAAAAAGATTAAGTAATCTTGTTAGATCATCAGAACATATTACAATAAGTAAAAAATTTCTCAAATGTTCTCGCGCTAAAGACTTGGGTTAAGCTTGTCGGTTACACATTTGAGGGTTTGCCAAAAAGGTAAGATAGCGATCTGCTGTTAATTCCCAACACTAATTAAGGCTAGGAAAGAAGCTAAAAATCAGTATCATGTCTATCTTGTTGGCTATAGAGATGATAATAAATGACACTTTTGAGGGTTTGCCAAAAGGGTAAAATAGCGATATTGAGCAGAAAATAAATTATAATCGCTCCTTTAATAAAATTGTTAATAATTGATAATAATACCAAGGATGAAACTTGATTGAATAATCCTGTCATCGCATAGACAGCCGCAAAAATTAGGGGAATACCTGACAAAAGATAAAGCGGCATAGTTAATAATATTACTAGAAAAATAATGAAAAGTATAGACCAAGCAAAGCCGCTAGTTAATTTCCAGCTACGAATAATAGCATCCCCAAGCTGGAGATTTTTTTCGATGGCTAAAGGGACTTCGGGAAAAAATAAACGAGCATAAAACCAGCTAAATCCTATGACAAAAAAGAGATAACCAACCCATTGAATCATTAACTGTAGCTTTGGGTTGGGGATGAAACTAGCAGGAACATAAAAGACCATGACCTGAATAATTTGCCAGACTCTAAA is from Gloeothece verrucosa PCC 7822 and encodes:
- a CDS encoding diguanylate cyclase domain-containing protein, with translation MTKKNHNQEQLLLKITNFIHHSRDFKDSLQKIAQAARDFLKVDRVKIYQFAEDGSGEVIAESTNLERLPSLLGLHFPGTDIPLKIREQFAKARQGVIIDVSAKRKTINILNEYSDLKQTNYQQPSYSTVHPCHLRYLLAMGVLSSLAIPIFYWDKLWGLLVAHHSEPRRFSQEQLWTIELLCRQISLALAQNTLIAQFQKQKQQEEFIQKINTIIDNDPSPNLSQGWQQVLSEILKTLEADGARLYITSLLAEQSDQLYTYGIQPIFPELEAQPQWQALMKGKTQQAAQTEINKQPQTDSTALNLTTRPLIYTLAELCNDPQYHLLSKAFSNQSIQSFLFIPLRSRSQWVGCLTLFRQEREWETLWAGRENPDQRNQMPRQSFVAWCEIQRGVPDWTGEQLKLAEILGLHLYMILTQQRLTHLIHHQASYDPITQLPNWIIFNHRLALALVDATHGSNMLGVLIIDLNQFKRINDSLGHGVGDYLLQKASDRLQNCLESYSFLEPLLARWHGAGFIVLLSQLAYVDEAINFSQKLLNDFQEPFYVQSQAIYLGVSIGIALAPYDGDSSEVLLKNAESAMYQAKQQGKNTYQLYRPGSNQDFNKLILEADLRKAIERNEFVLHYQPQIELATGKLIGVEALIRWQHPCLGMVSPALFIPLAEETGLICPIGEWALKTACHQYQIWQQAGLPKIQMAVNLSAFQLQQYDIVARIAKIIQETRINPRDLELEITETTVIQNLERMTSIIEQLKQMGIKIAIDDFGTGYSSLNVLKHLPVNTLKIDKSFVQDLSNDPNDAKLCQAIIMLGKAFKLEVLAEGVETIKQLEFLKNCGCDHAQGFLISRPVPPDALLGSLLHAQLCGTSSVPQLIPSPSALLAKTFHQTLQDWYSLNLPNFNALEKGLTAAPETDVPNEFSSREPNLLTTPLLTLSTEQHQANENLQQYLDLKQEIQHFSTRERIFREVAPKICSSHRLDDILNTIVTEVRHLLHSDRVFLYRFNEHWVGTVVVESVAAPEFSILGESIDEPCFRDQYVKYYHQGRVKAIEDIEQAEIALCHRELLKRYQVKANLVLPVVAFDQLWGLLIAHDCHQPRKWLDHEITLLSQITITAAIAIHQGELHQQLQNANLELKKLSAIDGLTQVANRHRFDVYLEQEWRRLMRSRHSLSLILSDVDHFKWYNDTYGHLAGDHCLQQIARVIKTSVGRPADLVARYGGEEFAIVLPETSLKGALFVAEQIRQKVKNLTIPHTKSAYQCVTLSLGVASLIPSGALSPKALINAADEALYQAKANGRDRVVSIP
- a CDS encoding helix-turn-helix domain-containing protein, producing MLMASSKFETPASLSERELQIIELVANGLTNLEIANRLEISKRTVDNHISNILTKTKTDNRVELVRWALQWGKVCLDDINCCIIPAPRPQET